Proteins found in one Triticum urartu cultivar G1812 chromosome 4, Tu2.1, whole genome shotgun sequence genomic segment:
- the LOC125550295 gene encoding calcium-dependent protein kinase 9-like produces the protein MGNACFSCCVASSQPYPEERAPSPAPRGRKKPATPPRPSGSSEPSPTAARASPKPRPRPRAKAKPNPYAHRGGGGSAPARAARVLDGVVPHHPRLRVTDKYHLGRELGRGEFGVTRLATDRGPARERLACKSIPKARLRTAVDVADVRREVAIMASLPDHPALVRLRAAYEDDEAVHLVMELCDGGELFDRIVARGRYTERAAAAAARTVAEVVRACHAHGVMHRDLKPENFLYAGKEEDAQLKAIDFGLSVFFRPGERFSEIVGSPYYMAPEVLRRSYGPEVDIWSAGVILYILLCGVPPFWAETEQGVARSILRGVLDFDREPWPRISDSAKSLVRQMLEMDPRKRLTARQVLAHPWLQDAKKAPNVPLGDVVRARLKQFSVMNRFKKKAMRVIAEHLSAEEVEVIKEMFALMDTDNNGRVTLEELKAGLARVGSKLAEPEMELLMEAADVDGDGYLDYAEFVAITIHLQRLSNDQHLRKAFLFFDRDSSGYIERAELADALADDSGRADDAIVDHVLQEVDTDKDGRVSFVEFVAMMKAGTDWRKASRQYSKQRFKSLGNLIKDGSISMAH, from the exons ATGGGCAACGCGTGCTTTTCCTGCTGCGTCGCCTCGTCTCAGCCGTACCCCGAGGAGCGAgcgccatcgccggcgccgcgGGGCAGGAAGAAGCCGGCGACGCCTCCGAGACCGAGCGGCAGCAGCGAGCCGAGCCCCACCGCCGCCAGGGCGAGCCCCAAGCCCCGGCCCCGGCCCCGGGCCAAGGCCAAGCCCAACCCGTACGCccaccgcggcggcggcggctcggccCCGGCTCGGGCGGCGCGCGTGCTGGACGGCGTGGTGCCGCACCACCCGCGGCTGCGCGTCACGGACAAGTACCACCTGGGGCGCGAGCTGGGCCGCGGCGAGTTCGGCGTCACGCGGCTGGCCACGGACCGCGGCCCGGCGCGGGAGCGGCTGGCGTGCAAGTCCATCCCCAAGGCGCGGCTGCGGACCGCCGTGGACGTGGCCGACGTGCGCCGCGAGGTGGCCATCATGGCGTCGCTGCCGGACCACCCGGCGCTGGTGCGGCTGCGCGCCGCCTACGAGGACGACGAGGCCGTGCACCTGGTCATGGAGCTCTGCGACGGCGGCGAGCTGTTCGACCGGATAGTGGCGCGCGGGCGGTACACGGAGCGCGCCGCGGCGGCCGCGGCCAGGACGGTGGCGGAGGTGGTGCGGGCCTGCCACGCGCACGGGGTGATGCACCGGGACCTCAAACCCGAGAACTTCCTCTACGCCGGCAAGGAGGAGGACGCGCAGCTCAAGGCCATCGACTTCGGCCTCTCCGTCTTCTTCCGACCAG GCGAGCGATTCTCGGAGATCGTGGGCAGCCCGTACTACATGGCCCCAGAGGTGCTCCGCCGCAGCTACGGCCCGGAGGTGGACATCTGGAGTGCCGGCGTCATCCTCTACATCCTCCTCTGTGGCGTCCCGCCTTTCTGGGCCGAGACAGAGCAGGGCGTGGCGCGCTCCATCCTCCGTGGCGTGCTGGACTTCGATCGTGAGCCCTGGCCTCGGATCTCCGACAGCGCCAAGAGCCTCGTCCGCCAGATGCTCGAGATGGACCCCCGCAAGCGCCTCACCGCCCGCCAAGTCCTCG CGCACCCGTGGCTGCAGGACGCGAAGAAGGCGCCGAACGTGCCGCTGGGGGACGTGGTGCGGGCGAGGCTCAAGCAGTTCTCCGTCATGAACCGCTTCAAGAAGAAGGCGATGCGGGTGATCGCGGAGCACCTGTCggcggaggaggtggaggtgatCAAGGAGATGTTCGCGCTCATGGACACGGACAACAACGGTCGGGTCAcgctggaggagctcaaggccggCCTCGCTCGGGTGGGCTCCAAACTCGCCGAGCCCGAGATGGAGCTGCTCATGGAGGCCGCCGACGTGGACGGCGATGGCTACCTCGACTATGCCGAGTTCGTCGCCATCACCATCCACCTGCAGCGCCTCTCCAACGACCAACACCTCCGCAAGGCATTCCTCTTCTTCGACCGCGACAGCAGTGGCTACATCGAGCGCGCCGAGCTCGCCGATGCGCTCGCCGACGACTCAGGTAGAGCCGATGACGCCATCGTCGACCACGTCTTGCAGGAGGTCGACACCGACAAG GATGGCCGGGTCAGCTTCGTGGAGTTCGTGGCGATGATGAAAGCCGGGACGGACTGGCGGAAAGCATCGCGCCAGTACTCCAAGCAGCGCTTCAAGTCCCTCGGCAACCTCATCAAGGACGGCTCCATCTCCATGGCGCACTGA